One genomic segment of Drosophila melanogaster chromosome 3R includes these proteins:
- the smash gene encoding smallish, isoform H: MEATDQEVMLEGREDLMSTSATSSTNGGDTNGCGKKLSVTSPDPTPYVTKQRVTRPTPPAPSKNPMQFVQIKPCNLYQTAQEQLKKAEEVKKLKEVKKEEPEEWQNNLDNWKSSRRKRVEHIIDRAVETKKLELEEHDRLRRKSKTFTEMMEERAERGGPRGRAKLASLAVYNEDETNDLSDLGIGTSSASGKSSLSGDYDNNSVMSDHAAELDKAIGAASSVAAGVTAQNVDEQLNHINRNGSNGNHGNGAAVGQTGPSNSSKSAGRQYISSPGYDTSSSNAQASSPDLCEYTYEGAIQDYKQRVQRASSNGNGNANGKLIGEHIAYPTRRGSKIEDRLSGFEVTSPSDTQEGVEKQKVDVPKVDISKRKEIFEQAKAEVSNGGAPAAPKLVFRDGLTNGNSATTAPKSEVRRLSGDISSIRDRMQSLEQQRKAFSSSKSVDVPVPPLKQRLNSLQQSVAKEEQKKPPLVALIDARQLEIMRGEEERMRQQQQKEKHSPSQTTLCAPKPAPPALIIEEPPVADTNDDSGIQEDTADELQQQQQLNAAIAALALEERQLEEAANAVNQIEAEFDELTDLHPSPLPPSPALPAVQQSLQQPTVAQVPAQAVNQAAAPPLRDMEFSINEALELALQAIDREATTKPMDKAQHPQKREQKEELGGKPEEKEPICEEQHDEESNEQGETHNEGGEMPNKTDKQMQGGREPIYENVSSTISMHEVDNEQIATMTITTQTQATRISHRRSIPSQQTSNSNENNQSTNQTSNSRNQKESSTAATSAANPVPPTTPGEQAEPYYQVPKATEPYYDAPKHLRPVPVYENVEIFYSGLEISQGSVGAPVGLMEPPKEKPPPPPTESPIPLDEGHDDELDGLGNSLGHNTDTWSSDNTYETISNGTRRHLQGQPEPAQPSPPIKRMNSTKRIKKELRNKRSSFLGIENDGDLDDMETYLELTVAPPPDMAQLLQEERRLEKQLYIKAGLCDSSDTGESRDSGVSENHSRQSSEHYTNSSEENDTQSEATPPPLPPPPSTAQVGEVIYQNESLLAAQTPLLQTVKGNSAESWTESATAAAAATQSLSEATATANAKMQSIEDKIREQGEMLRVERELLHFSQEELKRQRENLVLRENIARRELQHGAKMLMSNNRRSLQDLHHGLGIGNGMLSAFQPPQHHQVQMPPPHPQQIYANVPQQQQQMVLHAYHQMDTDYRKSMSDLNEFSNCLILPPTPPTKPLRAMQLNANGHGLEPDYAVSTRQRQPPAPYGGSLVKIAGAPMPPRLPGQGYPIQAPTAPAYHHQSAQNLSNMSRNTLLALSATPKPKYADGWVQVQQRKSYDSQQTSDAAWLAAQQQKRKSMPDYGGALYNNNHWLLQEAEQRRIEQLNRRSIPASKSMGKPLPDSIIQTLTERVQSKGIGDRKRFDSNGNYSQVNGNNIYQQQQQQKNVTNGSSINGNSSQGQEKVLSVSGKKKCSHCGDELDLGCTHGNCRQVHKALKYIVWV; encoded by the exons ATGGAGGCCACTGATCAGGAGGTCATGCTGGAGGGCAGGGAAGACCTCATGTCCACATCGGCGACATCGTCCACAAATGGCGGGGACACTAATGGTTGCGGCAAAAAATTG TCCGTAACCTCTCCGGATCCCACACCGTACGTGACCAAGCAGCGAGTGACGCGTCCAACGCCTCCCGCTCCTTCAAAGAATCCGATGCAATTCGTCCAGATCAAGCCCTGCAACCTCTACCAGACCGCGCAGGAGCAGCTGAAGAAGGCCGAGGAGGTCAAGAAGCTGAAGGAGGTGAAGAAGGAGGAGCCAGAGGAGTGGCAGAAC AACCTTGACAATTGGAAATCATCGAGACGAAAACGTGTCGAACACATCATCGATCGAGCGGTGGAGACCAAGAAACTCGAGCTGGAGGAGCATGATCGGTTGCGCCGAAAGTCGAAAACATTCACCGAAATGATGGAGGAGAG GGCTGAAAGGGGCGGACCTCGGGGGCGTGCCAAGCTGGCTTCCCTGGCCGTATACAACGAGGATGAGACGAACGACCTGAGTGATTTGGGGATCGGAACCAGCAGTGCCAGCGGAAAGAGCAGCCTGTCCGGGGACTATGACAATAACAGTGTTATG AGCGACCATGCGGCGGAGCTGGATAAGGCGATTGGAGCAGCTAGCTCTGTAGCTGCTGGAGTAACCGCCCAAAACGTGGATGAGCAGCTGAATCACATAAACCGCAACGGTAGTAATGGGAACCACGGGAACGGAGCGGCTGTTGGCCAGACAGGACCATCAAATTCCTCCAAGTCAGCAGGGCGGCAATACATCTCCTCGCCAGGATACGATACGTCCTCCAGTAACGCGCAAGCCAGTTCTCCGGATCTCTGTGAATACACCTACGAAGGAGCCATCCAGGACTACAAGCAAAGAGTTCAACGGGCCAGcagcaatggcaatggaaatgcCAACGGCAAGTTGATTGGAGAACATATTGCTTATCCCACGAGGCGAGGCTCTAAAATTGAGGATCGATTGAGTGGTTTTGAGGTGACATCGCCAAGCGACACGCAGGAGGGTGTAGAGAAGCAAAAGGTGGACGTGCCCAAGGTTGACATATCCAAACGCAAGGAGATCTTCGAGCAGGCCAAGGCGGAAGTCTCAAACGGTGGTGCTCCAGCTGCCCCAAAACTCGTATTTCGTGATGGTCTTACCAATGGAAATTCAGCTACCACTGCTCCCAAATCGGAGGTGAGGCGTCTTTCTGGTGACATCTCCAGCATTCGAGATCGCATGCAGAGTTTGGAACAGCAGCGGAAGGCTTTCAGTTCCAGCAAGAGTGTGGATGTGCCGGTGCCGCCCCTTAAACAGCGTCTGAATAGTCTGCAGCAGTCCGTTGCCAAAGAGGAGCAGAAGAAGCCACCGTTGGTGGCGCTCATCGATGCCAGACAACTGGAGATCATGAGGGGAGAAGAGGAACGTAtgcgccagcagcaacaaaaagagAAGCATTCACCAAGCCAAACTACATTGTGTGCACCTAAGCCAGCTCCTCCTGCCCTTATTATTGAGGAACCGCCGGTGGCAGACACCAACGACGACAGCGGCATTCAGGAGGACACCGCTGAtgaactgcagcagcagcagcaactcaaCGCAGCCATCGCCGCCTTGGCGCTCGAGGAGCGCCAGTTGGAGGAAGCAGCCAATGCGGTCAACCAAATTGAAGCGGAGTTCGATGAGCTGACTGATCTGCATCCCTCGCCATTGCCACCATCTCCAGCTCTTCCGGCGGTTCAACAAAGCCTCCAACAACCGACAGTCGCTCAGGTTCCAGCACAAGCGGTCAATCAGGCGGCTGCTCCTCCATTGCGGGACATGGAATTTAGT ATCAACGAAGCTCTTGAATTGGCGCTGCAAGCTATTGATCGCGAGGCGACAACCAAGCCAATGGACAAGGCACAACATCCACAGAAGCGGGAACAGAAGGAGGAGCTGGGAGGTAAGCCGGAGGAGAAGGAGCCAATTTGCGAGGAGCAGCACGACGAAGAGTCCAACGAGCAGGGGGAAACACACAACGAGGGTGGGGAAATGCCAAATAAAACCGATAAGCAAATGCAGGGGGGACGAGAGCCCATCTATGAGAATGTCAGCTCGACTATATCTATGCATGAAGTAGATAATGAACAGATAGCAACTATGACGATAACCACACAGACCCAAGCGACGCGAATAAGTCACAGGAGAAGCATTCCAAGCCAGCAAACCAGCAACAGTAACGAGAATAATCAAAGCACTAATCaaaccagcaacagcaggaaTCAAAAAGAGAgcagcacagcagcaacatcggcaGCGAACCCCGTGCCACCAACAACACCGGGGGAACAAGCAGAGCCCTACTACCAAGTGCCGAAGGCCACGGAGCCCTACTACGATGCCCCCAAGCATTTAAGGCCGGTGCCGGTATACGAAAATGTCGAGATCTTTTACTCGGGCCTGGAGATTAGTCAGGGATCTGTGGGAGCGCCAGTAGGGCTGATGGAGCCACCCAAGGAaaagccaccaccaccgcccaccgaGAGTCCGATTCCGCTGGACGAGGGCCATGACGACGAGCTGGATGGACTGGGCAACAGTCTGGGCCACAACACAGACACCTGGTCATCGGACAACACCTACGAGACCATATCGAACGGCACTCGCCGGCACCTTCAGGGACAACCGGAACCCGCCCAACCCTCGCCGCCCATCAAGAGGATGAACTCGACCAAACGGATCAAGAAGGAGTTGCGCAACAAGCGCTCCAGCTTCCTGGGCATCGAAAACGACGGCGATCTTGACGACATGGAGACCTATCTCGAGCTAACAGTGGCCCCGCCTCCGGATATGGCGCAGCTCTTGCAGGAGGAGCGGCGACTGGAGAAGCAGCTGTACATCAAGGCGGGACTCTGCGACAGTTCCGACACAG GTGAAAGCCGCGATTCTGGAGTTTCTGAAAACCACTCTCGCCAGAGCAGTGAGCACTACACGAACTCCTCTGAGGAGAACGATACACAGTCAGAGGCCACACCGCCGCCATTGCCTCCACCACCATCGACCGCCCAAGTGGGTGAAGTCATATACCAAAATGAGAGCCTCCTGGCTGCCCAGACGCCGCTTCTCCAGACGGTAAAAGGAAACTCCGCCGAGTCCTGGACCGAATCAGCAACGGCCGCAGCGGCGGCCACGCAATCATTGAGCGAAGCCACAGCAACGGCCAATGCCAAGATGCAGTCCATCGAGGATAAGATCCGGGAGCAGGGAGAGATGTTGCGGGTGGAACGCGAGCTACTGCACTTCTCG CAAGAGGAACTGAAACGGCAACGTGAAAATCTTGTGCTTCGAGAAAATATTGCTCGACGAGAGTTGCAACACGGAGCCAAGATGCTGATGTCGAACAACCGGCGCTCACTGCAGGATCTGCACCACGGTCTAGGAATCGGAAACGGAATGCTCAGTGCCTTCCAGCCACCGCAACACCACCAGGTTCAAATGCCACCACCGCATCCGCAACAGATTTACGCCAAtgtgccgcagcagcagcaacagatggTTCTGCATGCATATCACCAGATGGACACGGACTACCGCAAGTCCATGTCGGATCTAAACGAGTTCTCCAACTGCCTGATACTGCCGCCAACGCCGCCCACAAAGCCATTGAGGGCTATGCAATTGAACGCCAATGGCCATGGCCTGGAGCCAGATTACGCTGTTAGCACGAGGCAGCGCCAACCACCGGCTCCGTACGGTGGCTCTCTGGTAAAGATTGCTGGAGCACCAATGCCGCCACGGCTCCCCGGTCAAGGATATCCCATTCAAGCGCCGACAGCGCCAGCATACCATCACCAGTCGGCCCAAAACTTAAGCAATATGTCCAGAAACACATTGCTCGCTTTGAGTGCCACCCCCAAACCAAAATACGCGGACGGATGGGTGCAGGTGCAGCAGCGGAAGAGTTATGACAGCCAACAGACCAGCGATGCGGCTTGGCTGGCCGCTCAGCAGCAAAAGCGCAAATCCATGCCTGACTACGGCGGAGCACTCTACAATAACAACCACTGGCTACTGCAGGAGGCGGAGCAGCGACGCATCGAGCAACTTAATCGGCGATCTATACCAGCCAGCAAGTCGATGGGCAAACCGCTGCCCGATTCCA
- the smash gene encoding smallish, isoform M, giving the protein MEATDQEVMLEGREDLMSTSATSSTNGGDTNGCGKKLSVTSPDPTPYVTKQRVTRPTPPAPSKNPMQFVQIKPCNLYQTAQEQLKKAEEVKKLKEVKKEEPEEWQNNLDNWKSSRRKRVEHIIDRAVETKKLELEEHDRLRRKSKTFTEMMEERAERGGPRGRAKLASLAVYNEDETNDLSDLGIGTSSASGKSSLSGDYDNNSVMSDHAAELDKAIGAASSVAAGVTAQNVDEQLNHINRNGSNGNHGNGAAVGQTGPSNSSKSAGRQYISSPGYDTSSSNAQASSPDLCEYTYEGAIQDYKQRVQRASSNGNGNANGKLIGEHIAYPTRRGSKIEDRLSGFEVTSPSDTQEGVEKQKVDVPKVDISKRKEIFEQAKAEVSNGGAPAAPKLVFRDGLTNGNSATTAPKSEVRRLSGDISSIRDRMQSLEQQRKAFSSSKSVDVPVPPLKQRLNSLQQSVAKEEQKKPPLVALIDARQLEIMRGEEERMRQQQQKEKHSPSQTTLCAPKPAPPALIIEEPPVADTNDDSGIQEDTADELQQQQQLNAAIAALALEERQLEEAANAVNQIEAEFDELTDLHPSPLPPSPALPAVQQSLQQPTVAQVPAQAVNQAAAPPLRDMEFSINEALELALQAIDREATTKPMDKAQHPQKREQKEELGGKPEEKEPICEEQHDEESNEQGETHNEGGEMPNKTDKQMQGGREPIYENVSSTISMHEVDNEQIATMTITTQTQATRISHRRSIPSQQTSNSNENNQSTNQTSNSRNQKESSTAATSAANPVPPTTPGEQAEPYYQVPKATEPYYDAPKHLRPVPVYENVEIFYSGLEISQGSVGAPVGLMEPPKEKPPPPPTESPIPLDEGHDDELDGLGNSLGHNTDTWSSDNTYETISNGTRRHLQGQPEPAQPSPPIKRMNSTKRIKKELRNKRSSFLGIENDGDLDDMETYLELTVAPPPDMAQLLQEERRLEKQLYIKAGLCDSSDTGESRDSGVSENHSRQSSEHYTNSSEENDTQSEATPPPLPPPPSTAQVGEVIYQNESLLAAQTPLLQTVKGNSAESWTESATAAAAATQSLSEATATANAKMQSIEDKIREQGEMLRVERELLHFSQEELKRQRENLVLRENIARRELQHGAKMLMSNNRRSLQDLHHGLGIGNGMLSAFQPPQHHQVQMPPPHPQQIYANVPQQQQQMVLHAYHQMDTDYRKSMSDLNEFSNCLILPPTPPTKPLRAMQLNANGHGLEPDYAVSTRQRQPPAPYGGSLVKIAGAPMPPRLPGQGYPIQAPTAPAYHHQSAQNLSNMSRNTLLALSATPKPKYADGWVQVQQRKSYDSQQTSDAAWLAAQQQKRKSMPDYGGALYNNNHWLLQEAEQRRIEQLNRRSIPASKSMGKPLPDSIIQTLTERVQSKGIGDRKRFDSNGNYSQVNGNNIYQQQQQQKNVTNGSSINGNSSQGQEKVLSVSGKKKCSHCGDELGRGAAMIIESLLLFYHINCFKCCVCHVQLGDGLNGTDVRVRNHKLHCQNCYSSDDGIKFSCV; this is encoded by the exons ATGGAGGCCACTGATCAGGAGGTCATGCTGGAGGGCAGGGAAGACCTCATGTCCACATCGGCGACATCGTCCACAAATGGCGGGGACACTAATGGTTGCGGCAAAAAATTG TCCGTAACCTCTCCGGATCCCACACCGTACGTGACCAAGCAGCGAGTGACGCGTCCAACGCCTCCCGCTCCTTCAAAGAATCCGATGCAATTCGTCCAGATCAAGCCCTGCAACCTCTACCAGACCGCGCAGGAGCAGCTGAAGAAGGCCGAGGAGGTCAAGAAGCTGAAGGAGGTGAAGAAGGAGGAGCCAGAGGAGTGGCAGAAC AACCTTGACAATTGGAAATCATCGAGACGAAAACGTGTCGAACACATCATCGATCGAGCGGTGGAGACCAAGAAACTCGAGCTGGAGGAGCATGATCGGTTGCGCCGAAAGTCGAAAACATTCACCGAAATGATGGAGGAGAG GGCTGAAAGGGGCGGACCTCGGGGGCGTGCCAAGCTGGCTTCCCTGGCCGTATACAACGAGGATGAGACGAACGACCTGAGTGATTTGGGGATCGGAACCAGCAGTGCCAGCGGAAAGAGCAGCCTGTCCGGGGACTATGACAATAACAGTGTTATG AGCGACCATGCGGCGGAGCTGGATAAGGCGATTGGAGCAGCTAGCTCTGTAGCTGCTGGAGTAACCGCCCAAAACGTGGATGAGCAGCTGAATCACATAAACCGCAACGGTAGTAATGGGAACCACGGGAACGGAGCGGCTGTTGGCCAGACAGGACCATCAAATTCCTCCAAGTCAGCAGGGCGGCAATACATCTCCTCGCCAGGATACGATACGTCCTCCAGTAACGCGCAAGCCAGTTCTCCGGATCTCTGTGAATACACCTACGAAGGAGCCATCCAGGACTACAAGCAAAGAGTTCAACGGGCCAGcagcaatggcaatggaaatgcCAACGGCAAGTTGATTGGAGAACATATTGCTTATCCCACGAGGCGAGGCTCTAAAATTGAGGATCGATTGAGTGGTTTTGAGGTGACATCGCCAAGCGACACGCAGGAGGGTGTAGAGAAGCAAAAGGTGGACGTGCCCAAGGTTGACATATCCAAACGCAAGGAGATCTTCGAGCAGGCCAAGGCGGAAGTCTCAAACGGTGGTGCTCCAGCTGCCCCAAAACTCGTATTTCGTGATGGTCTTACCAATGGAAATTCAGCTACCACTGCTCCCAAATCGGAGGTGAGGCGTCTTTCTGGTGACATCTCCAGCATTCGAGATCGCATGCAGAGTTTGGAACAGCAGCGGAAGGCTTTCAGTTCCAGCAAGAGTGTGGATGTGCCGGTGCCGCCCCTTAAACAGCGTCTGAATAGTCTGCAGCAGTCCGTTGCCAAAGAGGAGCAGAAGAAGCCACCGTTGGTGGCGCTCATCGATGCCAGACAACTGGAGATCATGAGGGGAGAAGAGGAACGTAtgcgccagcagcaacaaaaagagAAGCATTCACCAAGCCAAACTACATTGTGTGCACCTAAGCCAGCTCCTCCTGCCCTTATTATTGAGGAACCGCCGGTGGCAGACACCAACGACGACAGCGGCATTCAGGAGGACACCGCTGAtgaactgcagcagcagcagcaactcaaCGCAGCCATCGCCGCCTTGGCGCTCGAGGAGCGCCAGTTGGAGGAAGCAGCCAATGCGGTCAACCAAATTGAAGCGGAGTTCGATGAGCTGACTGATCTGCATCCCTCGCCATTGCCACCATCTCCAGCTCTTCCGGCGGTTCAACAAAGCCTCCAACAACCGACAGTCGCTCAGGTTCCAGCACAAGCGGTCAATCAGGCGGCTGCTCCTCCATTGCGGGACATGGAATTTAGT ATCAACGAAGCTCTTGAATTGGCGCTGCAAGCTATTGATCGCGAGGCGACAACCAAGCCAATGGACAAGGCACAACATCCACAGAAGCGGGAACAGAAGGAGGAGCTGGGAGGTAAGCCGGAGGAGAAGGAGCCAATTTGCGAGGAGCAGCACGACGAAGAGTCCAACGAGCAGGGGGAAACACACAACGAGGGTGGGGAAATGCCAAATAAAACCGATAAGCAAATGCAGGGGGGACGAGAGCCCATCTATGAGAATGTCAGCTCGACTATATCTATGCATGAAGTAGATAATGAACAGATAGCAACTATGACGATAACCACACAGACCCAAGCGACGCGAATAAGTCACAGGAGAAGCATTCCAAGCCAGCAAACCAGCAACAGTAACGAGAATAATCAAAGCACTAATCaaaccagcaacagcaggaaTCAAAAAGAGAgcagcacagcagcaacatcggcaGCGAACCCCGTGCCACCAACAACACCGGGGGAACAAGCAGAGCCCTACTACCAAGTGCCGAAGGCCACGGAGCCCTACTACGATGCCCCCAAGCATTTAAGGCCGGTGCCGGTATACGAAAATGTCGAGATCTTTTACTCGGGCCTGGAGATTAGTCAGGGATCTGTGGGAGCGCCAGTAGGGCTGATGGAGCCACCCAAGGAaaagccaccaccaccgcccaccgaGAGTCCGATTCCGCTGGACGAGGGCCATGACGACGAGCTGGATGGACTGGGCAACAGTCTGGGCCACAACACAGACACCTGGTCATCGGACAACACCTACGAGACCATATCGAACGGCACTCGCCGGCACCTTCAGGGACAACCGGAACCCGCCCAACCCTCGCCGCCCATCAAGAGGATGAACTCGACCAAACGGATCAAGAAGGAGTTGCGCAACAAGCGCTCCAGCTTCCTGGGCATCGAAAACGACGGCGATCTTGACGACATGGAGACCTATCTCGAGCTAACAGTGGCCCCGCCTCCGGATATGGCGCAGCTCTTGCAGGAGGAGCGGCGACTGGAGAAGCAGCTGTACATCAAGGCGGGACTCTGCGACAGTTCCGACACAG GTGAAAGCCGCGATTCTGGAGTTTCTGAAAACCACTCTCGCCAGAGCAGTGAGCACTACACGAACTCCTCTGAGGAGAACGATACACAGTCAGAGGCCACACCGCCGCCATTGCCTCCACCACCATCGACCGCCCAAGTGGGTGAAGTCATATACCAAAATGAGAGCCTCCTGGCTGCCCAGACGCCGCTTCTCCAGACGGTAAAAGGAAACTCCGCCGAGTCCTGGACCGAATCAGCAACGGCCGCAGCGGCGGCCACGCAATCATTGAGCGAAGCCACAGCAACGGCCAATGCCAAGATGCAGTCCATCGAGGATAAGATCCGGGAGCAGGGAGAGATGTTGCGGGTGGAACGCGAGCTACTGCACTTCTCG CAAGAGGAACTGAAACGGCAACGTGAAAATCTTGTGCTTCGAGAAAATATTGCTCGACGAGAGTTGCAACACGGAGCCAAGATGCTGATGTCGAACAACCGGCGCTCACTGCAGGATCTGCACCACGGTCTAGGAATCGGAAACGGAATGCTCAGTGCCTTCCAGCCACCGCAACACCACCAGGTTCAAATGCCACCACCGCATCCGCAACAGATTTACGCCAAtgtgccgcagcagcagcaacagatggTTCTGCATGCATATCACCAGATGGACACGGACTACCGCAAGTCCATGTCGGATCTAAACGAGTTCTCCAACTGCCTGATACTGCCGCCAACGCCGCCCACAAAGCCATTGAGGGCTATGCAATTGAACGCCAATGGCCATGGCCTGGAGCCAGATTACGCTGTTAGCACGAGGCAGCGCCAACCACCGGCTCCGTACGGTGGCTCTCTGGTAAAGATTGCTGGAGCACCAATGCCGCCACGGCTCCCCGGTCAAGGATATCCCATTCAAGCGCCGACAGCGCCAGCATACCATCACCAGTCGGCCCAAAACTTAAGCAATATGTCCAGAAACACATTGCTCGCTTTGAGTGCCACCCCCAAACCAAAATACGCGGACGGATGGGTGCAGGTGCAGCAGCGGAAGAGTTATGACAGCCAACAGACCAGCGATGCGGCTTGGCTGGCCGCTCAGCAGCAAAAGCGCAAATCCATGCCTGACTACGGCGGAGCACTCTACAATAACAACCACTGGCTACTGCAGGAGGCGGAGCAGCGACGCATCGAGCAACTTAATCGGCGATCTATACCAGCCAGCAAGTCGATGGGCAAACCGCTGCCCGATTCCA